In Fusobacterium massiliense, a single window of DNA contains:
- a CDS encoding glycogen synthase — protein MKILFAASEAYPLIKTGGLGDVAYSLPKALKNEKIDVRIILPKYSKIQNKYFENAKHLGHKEIWVAHHNEYVGIEEIEYGGNIYYLVDNERYFKRDNIYGEYDDCERFLFFAKAIVETMDITGFKPDIIHCNDWQTGLVPIYLKERNIFDIKTIFTIHNLRFQGLFYNDVIEKLLEINRDNYFHDDGIKYYDMISFLKAGVVYSNYITTVSESYANEIKTVEYGEGIHGLFEKYSYKLQGVVNGIDKESYPLTKKSHKTLKHELQEKLGLNLEENTPIISIISRLDRQKGIDFIVERFDEILSLGVQFVLLGSGEKHYENFFREKEHAYPGRVCSYIGFNQELSIDVYAGSDIFLMPSVFEPCGLSQMLAMRYGSIPLVRETGGLKDTVIPYNEYTEEGDGFGFKQLNSADMLNSLKYAIEIYHKPEKWQKIIKNAKKKDNSWNKSAKKYIEIYKKI, from the coding sequence TTACCAAAAGCATTAAAAAATGAAAAAATAGATGTAAGAATTATTTTGCCTAAGTATAGTAAAATTCAAAATAAATATTTTGAAAATGCAAAACATTTAGGTCATAAAGAAATTTGGGTTGCACATCACAATGAATATGTTGGAATAGAAGAAATAGAATATGGAGGAAATATCTATTATTTAGTAGATAATGAGAGATATTTTAAAAGAGATAATATTTATGGTGAATATGATGATTGTGAAAGATTTTTATTTTTTGCAAAAGCTATAGTTGAAACTATGGATATAACAGGGTTTAAACCAGATATAATCCATTGTAATGATTGGCAAACAGGTCTAGTTCCAATATATTTAAAAGAAAGAAATATTTTTGATATAAAAACTATATTTACTATTCATAATTTAAGATTTCAAGGTCTTTTCTATAATGATGTAATAGAAAAATTATTAGAAATAAATAGAGATAATTATTTTCACGATGATGGAATAAAATATTATGATATGATTTCGTTTTTAAAAGCTGGGGTTGTATATTCGAATTATATTACCACAGTTAGTGAAAGCTATGCAAATGAAATTAAAACAGTTGAATATGGAGAAGGTATTCATGGATTATTTGAGAAATATAGTTATAAATTGCAAGGTGTAGTTAATGGAATAGATAAAGAATCTTATCCTTTGACAAAAAAAAGTCATAAAACTTTAAAACACGAATTACAAGAAAAATTAGGTTTAAATTTAGAAGAAAATACACCTATTATTTCAATAATTTCAAGACTTGATAGACAAAAGGGAATAGATTTCATAGTTGAAAGATTCGATGAAATTTTAAGTTTGGGAGTTCAATTTGTTCTACTTGGAAGTGGAGAAAAACATTATGAAAATTTCTTTAGAGAAAAAGAACATGCTTATCCAGGAAGAGTTTGCTCATATATAGGTTTTAATCAAGAACTATCTATTGATGTTTATGCAGGTTCTGATATCTTTTTAATGCCATCAGTGTTTGAACCTTGTGGTTTATCTCAAATGTTAGCAATGAGATATGGGTCTATTCCACTTGTAAGAGAAACTGGAGGGTTGAAAGATACTGTTATACCTTACAATGAATATACAGAAGAGGGAGATGGATTTGGATTTAAACAGCTAAATTCAGCTGATATGTTAAACAGTTTGAAATATGCTATTGAAATTTATCATAAGCCTGAAAAATGGCAAAAAATTATAAAAAATGCCAAGAAAAAAGATAATTCTTGGAATAAGTCAGCAAAGAAATATATAGAAATTTACAAAAAAATATAA
- a CDS encoding homoserine kinase codes for MSVYNNLTNFEKEFIEDIYSISIKKIENINSGILNSNFYIFTDNKKYVLRIFEETRDYKEDEQELILLEKLKNIIPVSTAIKNKKEEYISVLNNKKFSLFEYINGESIKKTNQFLIREIGRYLGKFHGFTANIKAEDFNRSTRINFDFYYKKIKEANINFENKNLILEEAKKIENINFSDLPSGIIHSDIFPDNVLMENNKINAIIDFNESYYAPFIIDLAIVINFWIKIFAFDKFEELELIRDFFNNYSQFRKITKEELKNMDLACKKVALTFVLLRAYKEKVEKSYDTAVNIEKKSYLDLIKLI; via the coding sequence ATGAGCGTTTACAATAATTTAACTAATTTTGAAAAAGAATTTATTGAAGATATATATTCTATTTCAATAAAAAAAATTGAAAATATAAATAGTGGTATCCTTAATTCCAATTTTTATATTTTTACAGATAACAAAAAATATGTTCTTAGAATCTTTGAAGAAACTAGAGACTATAAAGAAGATGAACAAGAGCTTATCTTATTAGAAAAATTAAAAAATATTATCCCAGTTTCTACTGCAATTAAAAATAAAAAAGAAGAATATATTTCTGTTTTAAATAATAAAAAATTTTCTCTTTTTGAGTATATTAATGGAGAAAGCATTAAAAAAACGAATCAATTTTTAATAAGGGAAATAGGAAGATATTTGGGAAAATTTCATGGATTTACTGCAAATATAAAAGCAGAAGATTTTAACAGAAGTACTAGAATTAATTTTGACTTTTACTATAAAAAAATTAAAGAAGCTAATATAAACTTTGAAAATAAAAATCTTATTTTAGAAGAAGCTAAAAAAATTGAAAATATAAACTTTTCTGATTTACCATCAGGAATAATTCACTCTGATATTTTTCCAGATAATGTACTTATGGAAAACAATAAAATAAATGCTATTATAGATTTTAACGAAAGTTACTATGCTCCTTTTATTATAGATTTGGCAATAGTTATAAATTTTTGGATTAAAATATTTGCATTTGATAAATTTGAAGAATTAGAGTTAATTAGAGATTTCTTTAATAATTACTCTCAATTTAGAAAAATCACTAAAGAAGAATTAAAAAATATGGATTTAGCTTGTAAAAAAGTAGCTTTAACTTTTGTTCTTTTAAGAGCATATAAAGAAAAAGTAGAAAAATCTTACGATACTGCCGTAAATATTGAAAAAAAATCCTATTTAGATTTGATAAAATTAATATAA